A genomic region of Methanobacterium sp. SMA-27 contains the following coding sequences:
- a CDS encoding ATP-binding protein, translating into MNDDTDGVIGRCIGETSLVDVSFISKEMPKVGEYVSLEYDGKNVLGMIEALVRGSVSINNEIYDPKTIEKIRMIEGDDHYIKGKVRILGDIDNDLRIPRTPAPPGTEIKAADSAVLSEIFQVGNYGLKLGNLITQDQVSVEIDINKMVSRHLAVLAMTGAGKSNTVSVLVDGLLKVNGSVLIFDMHSEYVNTEFGEGRVNIIKPLINPIYMSFGEIKKLSNIPSNAYVQERYFRKAYRLAQKDLSKGSVYGKDFIGLIINRLESWLLEESDESEGKSSNASDRKSITDVLNKVEHMQDKYGNILSLEASDIIDNLKVGKANILDLGSVDEFASDVVVSHILRTVLKSRKEFLRTGTGLGFPIFLILEEAHILAPQNRTTESKLWISRIAREGRKFSVGLCMVSQSPKSLDSDALSQANNMIILRLVEPTDQNHVQRASENLSDDLIAQLPSLNIGEAIVLGLMTKIPTLVKIDEFKGKITGGDLNIVEEWSKSAKKEKKTLKQQKQEYEELGGDY; encoded by the coding sequence ATGAATGATGATACTGATGGAGTTATAGGAAGGTGTATAGGAGAAACATCCCTAGTTGATGTGAGTTTCATCTCCAAAGAAATGCCCAAAGTGGGGGAGTATGTTTCGTTGGAATACGACGGAAAAAATGTACTGGGAATGATAGAAGCCCTTGTAAGAGGGAGCGTATCAATAAATAATGAGATATATGACCCTAAAACCATAGAAAAAATAAGAATGATCGAGGGTGACGACCATTACATAAAGGGTAAGGTTAGAATACTGGGAGATATTGACAACGATCTTAGAATTCCAAGAACACCTGCACCACCTGGAACAGAAATAAAAGCAGCAGATTCTGCGGTTTTAAGTGAAATATTCCAGGTGGGAAATTATGGTTTAAAGCTTGGAAATCTTATTACACAGGATCAAGTATCAGTTGAGATTGATATAAACAAAATGGTTTCCCGACATCTTGCAGTTCTGGCAATGACGGGAGCAGGTAAATCTAACACCGTATCAGTGCTTGTTGATGGTCTTTTAAAGGTTAATGGAAGCGTTTTAATTTTTGACATGCACTCCGAATATGTGAATACAGAGTTTGGAGAAGGTAGAGTTAATATAATAAAGCCATTAATAAATCCGATTTACATGTCATTTGGAGAGATAAAAAAACTTTCAAACATACCTTCAAATGCCTATGTACAAGAAAGATACTTTAGAAAGGCTTATAGACTTGCTCAGAAGGATCTTTCCAAAGGTTCGGTATATGGGAAGGATTTTATAGGACTTATTATCAATAGACTTGAATCATGGCTTTTAGAAGAATCAGATGAATCTGAAGGTAAATCATCCAATGCATCTGATAGAAAATCAATAACAGATGTTTTAAACAAAGTTGAGCATATGCAGGATAAATATGGTAACATATTAAGCTTAGAAGCCAGCGATATTATTGATAATTTAAAGGTGGGTAAAGCAAACATACTGGATCTTGGTTCAGTTGATGAATTTGCATCGGATGTAGTTGTAAGTCACATATTAAGAACAGTTTTAAAGAGCAGAAAAGAATTTTTGAGAACAGGAACTGGATTAGGTTTTCCAATCTTCCTTATATTGGAAGAAGCACATATTTTAGCCCCCCAAAACAGGACCACAGAATCAAAACTTTGGATAAGTAGAATTGCAAGAGAGGGACGTAAATTTTCTGTTGGACTGTGTATGGTAAGTCAGAGTCCAAAGTCCTTGGATTCAGATGCTCTATCACAGGCAAATAATATGATAATACTTAGGTTAGTTGAGCCCACAGATCAAAACCATGTTCAACGGGCCAGTGAAAATCTAAGTGATGACCTCATAGCACAGTTACCTTCATTGAACATTGGAGAAGCCATAGTTTTAGGGCTCATGACTAAAATACCCACATTAGTAAAGATAGATGAATTCAAGGGAAAAATAACCGGCGGAGATCTCAACATAGTAGAGGAATGGTCAAAATCTGCAAAAAAAGAAAAAAAAACCCTGAAACAGCAAAAACAGGAATATGAAGAACTAGGGGGAGATTATTGA